The Deltaproteobacteria bacterium genomic sequence GACTGTTTTGCTGCCTCATGTCCGTCAAATATCTCCATGGTAATACCGACAACGTCATATTCTTTTTCCTTTAAAAGAGCTGCGGCTACCGAAGAGTCGACTCCTCCGCTCAGCCCCACTGCA encodes the following:
- a CDS encoding tRNA 2-thiouridine(34) synthase MnmA, translating into MRNNRAKVAVGLSGGVDSSVAAALLKEKEYDVVGITMEIFDGHEAAKQS